From a single Glycine soja cultivar W05 chromosome 19, ASM419377v2, whole genome shotgun sequence genomic region:
- the LOC114399344 gene encoding formin-like protein 11 — translation MGLDSQAHSMIFIITILIFLTLQNAAGNENQIEKISGMDENDNKQTPIVENFRLLLGLNMFNTRRPCYKVANSDFESLSPSLSPNTEAEAPVPAPELHVQPHSYHPHRNMPLHKILQKDRGRAKRTTLVAVVVPGGVATLICALGCVCVCKKFRNQKRKPNRTMPLFSKNERTGGTSTYQNPSSNVSLNSAPDLIYLTCLKQTCGTQNSSTSSHCSQQRTIYEKKVLHREEYDKVSTSSSSTKEILSVHEDLEYDGGGKASSGEKTVLQGCHSLSSDSESFHSCFDTHSSISETETLSLSPRNSISSTNQFPCSPQNSTTKVKPNQSQSPCIPKQEEQKKLETCQPSIPPPPCPPPFLKGNINSAIKTPPSPLPQGKGGSSPLPKLKPLHWDKVRATPDRTMVWDKLRTSSFELDEVMIESLFGYNLQNSMKNDETKSKTPSPSKHVLEPKRFQNIAILSKALNTTAEQICEALILGKGLSLEQLEALVKMVPTKEEEAKLLSYKADINELGSAEKFVRAMLSVPFAFQRVEAMLYRETFEDEVVHLRNSFSTLEEACKELRSSRFFLKLLEAVLKTGNRMNVGTIRGGARAFKLDALLKLADVKGTDGKTTLLHFFVQEIVRSEGIKASERIMGKTSENRTEEEKEEDYKRIGLELVSGLSAELCNVKKTATIDLDVLASSISNLSSGVANMENLVKGLLCEDEKSESFVISMKWFLNYAERKVRDLQGDEGRVMARVKEITEYFHGDVSKEESNPLRIFVIVRDFLEMVDNVCNELKRSTKSPRTIRIE, via the exons ATGGGTCTTGATTCTCAGGCTCACAGCATGATATTCATCATTACCATATTGATATTCCTAACATTGCAAAATGCAGCAGGAAATGAAAATCAGATTGAGAAAATCTCAGGAATGGATGAGAATGACAACAAGCAAACTCCCATTGTGGAAAACTTCAGACTTTTGCTTGGACTCAACATGTTCAACACAAGAAGACCATGCTATAAGGTTGCTAACTCTGACTTTGAGTCCCTCTCACCTTCTCTGTCACCCAACACCGAAGCTGAGGCTCCGGTTCCGGCTCCGGAGCTGCATGTGCAACCTCATTCCTATCACCCACATAGGAACATGCCACTTCACAAGATTCTACAAAAAGATAGAGGCAGGGCAAAAAGAACAACACTAGTAGCTGTTGTAGTACCTGGTGGAGTTGCTACCTTAATTTGTGCACTTGGGTGTGTATGTGTTTGCAAGAAATTCAGAAATCAGAAAAGGAAACCCAATAGGACAATGCCACTCTTCAGTAAGAACGAAAGAACAGGAGGTACGTCTACGTACCAAAATCCATCAAGCAATGTGAGTTTAAACTCTGCCCCTGATCTGATTTATCTCACTTGTTTGAAACAAACTTGTGGAACACAAAATAGCAGCACTTCAAGCCATTGTTCACAACAACGCACAATTTATGAGAAGAAAGTGTTGCATCGAGAAGAATATGACAAGGTTAGCACTAGTAGTTCTTCCACAAAGGAAATTCTCTCTGTCCATGAGGATTTGGAATATGATGGTGGTGGCAAAGCTTCCTCTGGAGAGAAAACTGTTCTTCAAGGATGCCATAGCCTTTCATCAGACAGCGAAAGTTTTCATTCGTGTTTTGATACACATTCATCAATAAGTGAAACAGAAACACTGTCTCTCTCTCCTAGAAATTCAATCTCTTCAACAAATCAATTTCCTTGCTCCCCTCAGAATTCAACTACAAAGGTAAAACCAAACCAGTCACAATCACCATGCATTCCAAAACAGGAAGAGCAAAAGAAGCTTGAAACTTGTCAACCTAGCATTCCTCCCCCACCGTGTCCACCTCCATTTTTGAAAGGAAACATTAACAGTGCAATCAAAACTCCACCTTCTCCACTTCCTCAAGGTAAGGGTGGAAGTTCTCCACTGCCAAAACTCAAACCACTTCACTGGGACAAAGTAAGAGCCACGCCAGATCGAACAATGGTGTGGGATAAGCTACGAACAAGCTCATTTGA GTTGGACGAGGTAATGATCGAGTCACTCTTTGGCTACAATTTACAAAACTCAATGAAGAACGACGAAACCAAGAGCAAAACCCCGTCTCCAAGCAAGCATGTACTTGAGCCAAAACGGTTTCAAAACATAGCAATTCTCTCGAAAGCTCTAAATACCACAGCTGAACAAATATGCGAAGCCCTGATACTAG GGAAAGGCTTGTCTTTGGAACAACTAGAGGCACTGGTGAAAATGGTACCCACGAAGGAAGAAGAGGCTAAGCTCTTAAGCTACAAAGCAGATATCAATGAACTAGGGTCTGCTGAAAAGTTTGTGAGAGCAATGCTTAGCGTACCATTTGCCTTTCAACGAGTGGAAGCCATGCTTTACAGAGAGACTTTCGAAGATGAAGTAGTTCACCTCAGAAACTCTTTTTCAACGCTAGAG GAAGCGTGCAAGGAACTAAGGTCAAGCAGGTTCTTCTTGAAATTGCTCGAAGCAGTGCTCAAAACAGGAAATCGCATGAACGTTGGAACAATCAGGGGAGGTGCCAGAGCCTTCAAACTCGACGCCCTTCTGAAGCTAGCTGATGTTAAAGGAACAGATGGTAAAACCACCTTGCTCCATTTCTTTGTTCAGGAGATTGTTCGCTCAGAAGGAATCAAAGCTTCAGAGAGGATCATGGGGAAAACAAGTGAAAACAGAacagaagaagagaaggaagaagattATAAGAGAATAGGACTAGAACTTGTTTCTGGTCTGAGTGCCGAGTTATGCAATGTTAAGAAGACAGCTACAATTGACTTGGATGTTCTTGCAAGTTCCATCTCAAACCTATCAAGTGGAGTGGCTAACATGGAGAACCTAGTAAAGGGTCTGTTGTGTGAGGATGAAAAGAGTGAGAGCTTTGTCATTTCTATGAAGTGGTTTTTGAATTATGCAGAGAGAAAGGTACGGGACTTGCAAGGAGATGAAGGGAGAGTCATGGCTCGTGTCAAAGAAATAACTGAGTATTTTCATGGGGATGTGAGTAAAGAAGAGTCGAATCCACTTCGAATCTTTGTGATCGTGAGGGACTTTCTGGAGATGGTAGATAACGTTTGCAATGAGCTTAAAAGGTCTACGAAATCACCTCGCACCATTCGGATAGAGTAG
- the LOC114400506 gene encoding probable histone H2A.5, whose translation MEAPPKGAAGRRGDRKKSVSKSIKAGLQFPVSRVARYLKKGRYSRRLGTGAPIYLAAVLEYLAAEVLELAGNAARDNKKNRINPRHVLLAVRNDDELGKLLQGVTIASGGVLPNINPVLLPKKSTTAPSEKSSTPKSPKSPKKK comes from the exons ATGGAAGCCCCACCCAAAGGCGCTGCTGGAAGAAGAGGTGACAGGAAGAAGTCCGTTTCCAAATCCATCAAAGCTGGCCTCCAATTCCCCGTCAGCCGCGTCGCCAGGTACTTGAAGAAAGGCCGTTACTCTCGCCGCCTTGGCACCGGCGCTCCCATTTATCTCGCCGCCGTTCTCGAATATCTCGCCGCAGAA GTGTTGGAGCTGGCCGGGAACGCTGCACGTGACAACAAGAAGAATAGGATTAACCCTAGGCACGTGTTGCTGGCGGTGAGGAATGATGATGAGCTGGGGAAACTGCTTCAAGGTGTGACTATTGCTAGCGGTGGAGTGTTGCCGAACATTAACCCGGTTTTGTTGCCTAAGAAGAGTACCACTGCGCCTTCTGAGAAGTCCTCTACTCCTAAGTCCCCCAAATCTCCTAAGAAGAAATAG